A DNA window from Armatimonadota bacterium contains the following coding sequences:
- a CDS encoding aldose 1-epimerase family protein, which translates to MANLLGRAFTRREIEQRVGCMDQLAFIRPMALTDGRGHGVRGFQVSTGGGLEFNVLADRCLDILDFRHNGRSLCWHSGVGPVSPAYYEAEGDNFLRSFFGGMLTTGGLTNAGSACEDEGRAYPLHGRIANTPAERVRWSAGWEGDEYVLRIAGEVRETRVFGPRLVLKRQIRTVLGSSSVTIEDTVENEGFSEEPFLLLYHVNAGFPVLDEGSEVRIDSRVTPLGEFAASGLDAWTRAIAPVHNIAEQCYVHDVVPDAEGMAQAELWNERIGLGFRVRYRKAELPHLWQWKMMAERDYVMGLEPVNCGPGGRAAARAANQVGILPPRGSITHRVVLEAFEG; encoded by the coding sequence ATGGCGAACCTCTTGGGCAGGGCCTTCACGCGGCGTGAGATCGAACAGCGCGTCGGGTGCATGGATCAATTAGCGTTCATCAGGCCCATGGCTCTGACCGATGGGCGAGGGCATGGCGTCCGAGGCTTCCAGGTCTCCACCGGGGGAGGGCTCGAGTTCAACGTTCTCGCGGACAGGTGCCTGGATATCCTGGATTTCCGGCACAACGGGCGCTCATTGTGCTGGCATTCCGGGGTGGGGCCGGTGTCCCCGGCGTACTATGAGGCCGAGGGCGACAACTTCCTTCGGTCGTTCTTCGGGGGGATGCTGACAACGGGCGGGCTGACGAACGCCGGCAGCGCTTGCGAGGACGAAGGCAGAGCCTACCCCTTGCACGGCCGCATCGCCAACACCCCGGCGGAGCGCGTTCGATGGAGCGCCGGCTGGGAAGGCGACGAGTACGTGCTGCGGATCGCCGGCGAGGTCCGCGAGACGCGCGTTTTCGGTCCGCGCCTGGTCCTCAAACGGCAGATCCGGACGGTACTGGGATCGTCATCCGTGACGATTGAGGACACCGTTGAGAACGAGGGGTTCAGCGAAGAGCCGTTCCTGCTCCTCTACCACGTCAACGCCGGGTTCCCCGTGCTGGACGAAGGATCTGAGGTGCGCATCGATTCGCGAGTCACGCCGCTGGGCGAGTTCGCCGCGTCCGGTCTCGATGCGTGGACGCGGGCGATCGCGCCTGTCCATAACATCGCCGAACAGTGCTACGTTCACGACGTTGTGCCGGACGCGGAGGGGATGGCGCAGGCGGAGCTCTGGAACGAGCGGATCGGGCTGGGCTTTCGCGTGCGCTATCGCAAGGCGGAGCTGCCGCACCTGTGGCAGTGGAAAATGATGGCGGAGCGGGACTATGTGATGGGGCTGGAACCCGTGAACTGCGGTCCCGGCGGGCGCGCGGCCGCCCGCGCCGCGAACCAGGTTGGCATCCTGCCCCCGCGCGGTTCCATCACGCATCGCGTCGTGCTGGAAGCGTTCGAGGGCTGA
- a CDS encoding carbohydrate ABC transporter permease — protein sequence MANARLIRPLALAAYLALALAPFLVMLLTALKPDGEVATHPLLPNHWMWSNLISAWNGPLSGYFRNSLILATESTLLNLSLALPAAYALARLPVPGARLWRHALLATQMFSPIVVVVSLYRLAATVGLTDKLGALVLVNAAYSLAFAVWLLTAYLAAVPEEMEEAARIDGCSRMGAFWRVILPVAGPGVVTTVVFVFIAAWNEFVVAFTFLSSPQNKPLTVGIYDFASAYAPQWPLLMAASLWAILPVVLLFAAIEGRLAEGLTAGAVK from the coding sequence ATGGCAAATGCCCGTCTCATCCGCCCTCTCGCTCTCGCCGCCTACCTCGCCCTCGCTCTGGCTCCTTTCCTCGTCATGCTTCTCACCGCCTTGAAGCCGGACGGCGAGGTTGCCACTCATCCTCTCCTTCCAAACCACTGGATGTGGAGCAACCTCATTTCTGCGTGGAACGGACCGCTGTCCGGATACTTCCGCAACAGCCTGATTCTGGCGACGGAAAGCACGCTGCTGAACCTCTCTCTCGCCTTGCCGGCGGCCTATGCGTTGGCGCGCCTTCCGGTGCCCGGCGCGCGGCTGTGGCGGCACGCGCTGCTGGCGACCCAGATGTTCTCGCCCATCGTGGTCGTGGTCTCGCTCTACCGCCTGGCGGCGACCGTGGGGCTGACGGACAAGCTGGGCGCGCTGGTCCTGGTCAACGCGGCCTATTCGCTGGCGTTCGCGGTCTGGCTGCTAACCGCGTATCTGGCGGCTGTCCCCGAGGAGATGGAAGAGGCCGCGAGGATCGACGGGTGTTCCCGCATGGGCGCGTTCTGGCGCGTGATTCTGCCCGTGGCGGGACCCGGAGTGGTGACGACGGTCGTGTTCGTCTTCATCGCCGCCTGGAACGAGTTCGTGGTGGCGTTCACGTTCCTCTCCTCACCCCAGAACAAGCCGCTGACGGTCGGTATCTACGATTTCGCCAGCGCCTACGCCCCACAGTGGCCGCTGCTGATGGCGGCCTCGCTCTGGGCCATCCTCCCGGTAGTGCTGCTGTTCGCGGCCATCGAAGGTCGGTTGGCGGAGGGCCTGACGGCCGGCGCGGTGAAGTGA
- a CDS encoding NosD domain-containing protein — protein MSGANRFAWIVTAVAGLCLIGNPALAAKQIMLTLQTAHIRASVRVKPGVYTLADAGKGAVQIEADGVTVDFQGATLQSPATPGGRQEMYEGVGISVNGHRNVTIRNAVVHGYQYNVKALKCSGLKLLDCALGWSRSQKVMDGGSVNYIWLVIRDLNAWKSYGAGAWLEDCTGSTVEGMRANQCQNGLMLVNSNRNRVIGCDFSYESGWGLAMWNSSDNLICWNQADFVNRPWGGGWGGDSSGFVLCSGSNRNVIAYNSFTHGGDGYFLATRDGGFNAQGKWFTQGSCDNNVVAYNDGSWSPHNAFESTLASGNKYYHNWANESDYGFWLGYSVNNVIRDNQIVGSRNDGIATEHGADNWYVNNVIERTGGAAIHLWGGGGERYAQTPSTRNHIIGNTITKARSAFDLTNSPGNSASGNVVRTAPIPAGFKLPSGPNAPADYRIARMLEIMAVKPKGFALYRDTNGPKGWDWLAATEYGMRDYRGMAVPWMMQDAKTLRLLVSPKLVKKIALPDWMTMKPGMAPNERFATIKVGVRATGEYRPFKIQVTGKRGERQTIQGKLLDADWQVKWFKWFRNDPDAYTDTAAWEALFAGKPLKEEVLPALPNIPGYGSPGPGLPSAYFALVATTHIKFEAGKYRFDTLSDDGIRVLVDGKPVVDNWTHHGGMNDSGTVALSAGVHSIEVRYCQENGASALSVNWRRSDGS, from the coding sequence ATGAGTGGTGCTAACCGATTTGCGTGGATTGTAACGGCGGTCGCCGGGCTTTGCCTGATTGGCAATCCGGCCCTGGCGGCAAAGCAGATCATGCTGACCCTGCAGACAGCGCATATCCGCGCTTCGGTCCGCGTTAAGCCGGGCGTATACACGCTGGCCGATGCGGGCAAGGGCGCCGTGCAGATCGAGGCCGACGGCGTGACGGTCGATTTCCAGGGCGCAACGCTTCAGTCTCCCGCCACCCCCGGAGGGCGGCAGGAGATGTACGAGGGCGTCGGGATATCGGTGAACGGGCACAGGAACGTGACGATCCGTAACGCGGTGGTCCACGGCTACCAGTACAACGTCAAGGCGCTGAAATGCTCGGGCCTGAAGCTGCTGGACTGCGCGCTCGGGTGGTCGCGGTCGCAGAAGGTGATGGACGGCGGAAGCGTGAACTACATCTGGCTCGTCATCCGCGATCTGAACGCGTGGAAGAGCTACGGCGCGGGCGCCTGGCTGGAGGACTGCACCGGCTCGACCGTGGAGGGGATGCGGGCCAATCAGTGCCAGAACGGCCTGATGCTCGTCAACTCGAACCGCAATCGCGTCATCGGGTGCGACTTCTCCTATGAATCCGGCTGGGGGCTGGCGATGTGGAACTCCAGCGACAACCTCATCTGCTGGAACCAGGCGGACTTTGTGAACCGGCCGTGGGGCGGCGGCTGGGGAGGCGACTCCTCCGGCTTTGTTCTATGCTCCGGCAGCAACCGGAACGTGATCGCGTACAACTCCTTCACGCACGGCGGCGACGGCTACTTCCTGGCGACCCGGGACGGCGGGTTCAACGCACAGGGCAAATGGTTCACCCAGGGATCGTGCGACAACAACGTGGTGGCGTATAATGACGGCTCGTGGTCGCCCCACAACGCGTTTGAGAGCACGCTCGCTTCCGGCAACAAATATTACCATAACTGGGCAAACGAGTCGGACTACGGCTTCTGGCTGGGTTATTCGGTAAACAACGTTATTCGCGACAACCAGATCGTGGGAAGCCGTAACGACGGCATCGCGACCGAGCACGGCGCGGACAACTGGTACGTGAACAACGTCATCGAGCGGACCGGCGGCGCGGCGATCCACCTGTGGGGCGGCGGCGGCGAGCGCTACGCGCAAACGCCTTCCACGCGGAACCACATCATCGGCAACACGATCACGAAGGCGAGGAGCGCGTTCGACCTGACAAATTCACCGGGCAACTCCGCGTCAGGGAACGTCGTTCGCACGGCGCCGATTCCGGCAGGGTTCAAGCTCCCCTCGGGACCGAACGCGCCGGCCGACTACCGGATCGCACGGATGCTGGAGATAATGGCTGTGAAGCCAAAGGGATTCGCACTGTACCGGGACACAAATGGCCCAAAGGGCTGGGATTGGCTGGCGGCGACGGAGTACGGGATGCGGGACTACCGCGGAATGGCCGTTCCGTGGATGATGCAGGATGCAAAGACGCTGCGTCTTCTCGTCAGCCCGAAACTGGTCAAGAAGATCGCATTGCCGGACTGGATGACTATGAAGCCGGGGATGGCGCCGAACGAGCGGTTCGCCACCATCAAGGTGGGAGTGCGCGCGACCGGCGAGTACCGTCCGTTCAAGATCCAGGTCACCGGAAAGCGCGGCGAGCGGCAGACGATACAGGGGAAACTGCTGGACGCGGACTGGCAGGTCAAATGGTTCAAGTGGTTCCGGAACGACCCGGACGCCTACACGGATACCGCTGCGTGGGAAGCGCTGTTCGCCGGGAAGCCTCTCAAGGAAGAAGTCCTGCCGGCATTGCCCAACATCCCAGGCTACGGCTCACCCGGCCCCGGACTCCCGTCCGCGTACTTTGCACTCGTGGCGACCACGCATATAAAGTTCGAGGCCGGGAAGTACCGGTTCGACACGTTGTCCGACGACGGCATCCGCGTGCTGGTTGATGGCAAGCCGGTGGTGGACAACTGGACGCACCACGGCGGGATGAATGACTCGGGCACCGTCGCGCTTTCTGCGGGAGTACATTCGATTGAGGTGAGATACTGCCAGGAAAACGGAGCGTCGGCGCTGAGCGTGAATTGGCGGCGCAGCGACGGGTCGTAA
- a CDS encoding four helix bundle protein: MTPNDLSERLMGFAADVGLLCEKIPDTRLGRHIAGQIVRSATSPAPNYEEARAAESRGDFIHKMSISLKELRESRCWLRMLDRAQLVPLELLRPSLDECDQLCNILGQSINTARENDRRREKGAAPANVKCQMDDD, encoded by the coding sequence ATGACGCCGAATGATCTTTCCGAAAGGCTTATGGGTTTCGCAGCGGACGTTGGGCTTCTTTGTGAGAAGATTCCGGACACGCGACTAGGCCGGCATATCGCCGGCCAGATCGTACGAAGTGCGACCTCGCCGGCGCCCAACTATGAGGAAGCTCGGGCTGCCGAGAGTCGAGGCGACTTCATTCACAAGATGAGCATCTCTCTGAAGGAGCTCAGGGAGTCCCGTTGTTGGTTGAGAATGCTTGACCGGGCCCAACTCGTGCCTCTGGAACTCCTCCGTCCCTCGCTCGACGAGTGCGATCAGCTCTGCAATATTCTCGGCCAATCGATCAACACCGCCCGCGAAAATGACAGGCGTCGAGAGAAGGGGGCTGCTCCCGCCAATGTCAAATGTCAAATGGATGATGACTGA
- a CDS encoding sugar ABC transporter permease, translated as MQTQAHTRRGKGHRTAWLALLCLAPATTLLAVVFVYPILSTLLDSVSHVSALAGRTHIGTTDNWRAIFADAVFVRGVLPRTIFWTVGVVTLTLALSLPAALLLHAPFRGRKWARTAMLLPWAVPLPIAAIVWRFILDGQIGTLNALLAKAGIQGPVWLAQAGTAFPMVVWVGVWASIPFTVVTLLAGLQGIGSDVIEAGALDGAVGWSRFRFITLPLLRPVLNVAVVLNTVYVFNSFPIIWVLTQGGPAGSTDTLITYLYKTAFRFSRPGPAQAMGVVSFCVLLVFSLVYLRVTEGNRET; from the coding sequence ATGCAAACGCAAGCGCACACTCGCCGCGGGAAGGGCCATCGCACGGCCTGGCTGGCGCTTCTCTGTCTCGCCCCGGCGACCACGCTGCTCGCCGTTGTGTTCGTCTACCCCATCCTCTCAACCCTCCTGGACTCCGTTTCGCATGTTTCCGCGCTCGCCGGCCGTACACACATTGGGACCACGGACAATTGGCGGGCGATCTTCGCGGACGCCGTCTTCGTGCGGGGCGTGCTGCCACGGACGATTTTCTGGACGGTTGGCGTAGTGACGCTCACCCTGGCCCTCTCTTTGCCCGCCGCGCTGCTGCTGCACGCTCCGTTCCGGGGCCGGAAATGGGCGCGCACCGCGATGCTGCTGCCTTGGGCCGTACCGCTTCCCATCGCCGCCATCGTGTGGCGTTTCATCCTGGACGGCCAGATCGGGACGCTGAACGCCCTCCTTGCCAAAGCAGGAATTCAAGGCCCGGTATGGCTGGCCCAGGCGGGAACGGCGTTTCCCATGGTGGTCTGGGTCGGAGTGTGGGCGAGCATACCGTTCACGGTGGTGACGCTTCTCGCGGGGCTGCAGGGTATCGGCTCCGATGTGATTGAGGCGGGCGCGTTGGACGGCGCTGTCGGCTGGAGCCGGTTCCGGTTCATTACCCTGCCGTTGCTGCGCCCGGTATTGAACGTGGCGGTGGTCCTGAATACGGTTTACGTGTTCAACTCGTTCCCGATCATCTGGGTGCTGACCCAGGGCGGTCCGGCGGGGAGCACGGATACGCTGATCACATACCTCTACAAGACGGCATTCCGGTTCAGCAGGCCGGGGCCGGCGCAGGCGATGGGAGTCGTCTCGTTCTGTGTTCTGCTGGTTTTCAGTCTGGTCTATTTGCGGGTGACGGAAGGAAATCGTGAGACATGA
- a CDS encoding ankyrin repeat domain-containing protein yields the protein MPSTEDLIAAIHLGDTETVESLLLIDPTLAESRNGLSPILAALYDRQDDILEMLLNELPLLTVSEAAALGQVDALKALLQGHAADANLLSGDGWTPLHLACFFNEPLVVEVLLEMGADTEIVSANPTAVTPLQSALAAGAEGIARNLIEHGANIHLSGWSPLHYAAANNLPDTAEYLIARGADINALNPDNETPLALAQRSGNLETAAILSMHGARA from the coding sequence ATGCCGTCAACAGAAGATCTGATTGCCGCGATTCACCTGGGGGACACCGAGACCGTGGAGTCTCTGCTGCTCATTGATCCGACTCTCGCCGAGTCGCGGAACGGGCTGTCGCCCATCCTGGCGGCCTTGTACGACCGGCAGGATGACATCCTCGAGATGCTTCTGAATGAACTGCCGCTGCTCACCGTATCCGAGGCGGCCGCGCTGGGGCAGGTCGACGCGCTGAAGGCGCTGCTGCAGGGGCACGCCGCCGACGCAAACCTCCTCTCCGGTGACGGATGGACGCCGCTACACCTGGCGTGCTTCTTCAATGAACCTCTTGTCGTAGAAGTGCTCCTCGAGATGGGCGCGGACACCGAAATCGTATCCGCCAACCCCACCGCCGTCACGCCGCTTCAGAGTGCGCTGGCTGCGGGGGCGGAAGGGATCGCGCGGAACCTCATCGAACACGGCGCGAATATCCACCTTTCCGGCTGGTCGCCCCTGCACTACGCGGCCGCCAACAACCTGCCGGATACCGCGGAATATCTCATTGCCCGAGGGGCGGACATCAACGCCCTCAATCCGGACAACGAAACCCCGCTCGCGCTGGCTCAGCGTTCCGGCAACTTGGAAACGGCCGCAATTCTTTCCATGCACGGCGCGCGGGCGTGA
- a CDS encoding phosphodiester glycosidase family protein: MRGLGKMALVSVILPVAGGIAALSPRVHVVPFSTSRFVLRIHRAATPTGETFEKYVSTVRPRAAFNGTYYGEDGQPLGILRSEGKWVFRGGRMQTVFAVDRSGRPLLLSRDAVRKDPSRYPFAIAAGPRLLKDGANCVNPESEGFRAAARKIRASRVALGVRRDGMALVIVDEDAVTLNEFAAVCRKAGAVDAVNLDGGGATALYHRGKTVVSPMIPMADIVTISDK; the protein is encoded by the coding sequence ATGCGGGGCTTGGGAAAGATGGCGTTGGTGAGCGTGATTCTGCCCGTGGCGGGCGGGATCGCCGCGTTGTCCCCCCGCGTTCACGTTGTCCCGTTCTCCACTTCCCGATTTGTGCTCCGCATCCACAGGGCAGCCACGCCCACCGGTGAGACGTTCGAGAAATACGTCTCAACCGTCCGGCCAAGGGCAGCGTTCAACGGCACATATTACGGCGAAGACGGCCAGCCCCTCGGCATCCTCCGCAGCGAGGGGAAATGGGTGTTCCGGGGCGGGCGCATGCAGACCGTATTCGCCGTGGACCGGAGTGGCCGCCCGCTGCTGCTATCCCGCGACGCCGTCCGCAAGGATCCGTCCCGGTACCCCTTCGCCATCGCGGCCGGCCCTCGACTCCTCAAAGATGGGGCCAACTGCGTTAACCCCGAATCCGAAGGATTCCGCGCGGCCGCGCGCAAGATACGGGCGAGCCGCGTGGCGCTGGGTGTCCGCAGAGATGGGATGGCGTTGGTGATCGTGGATGAGGACGCTGTCACGCTGAACGAATTCGCCGCCGTCTGCCGGAAGGCCGGCGCGGTGGATGCCGTGAACCTCGACGGCGGAGGCGCAACGGCCCTGTACCATCGCGGCAAGACAGTCGTCTCGCCGATGATCCCCATGGCGGACATCGTGACGATCTCGGACAAGTAG